Proteins found in one Aspergillus chevalieri M1 DNA, chromosome 2, nearly complete sequence genomic segment:
- a CDS encoding ankyrin repeat domain-containing protein (COG:S;~EggNog:ENOG410PZQF;~InterPro:IPR002110,IPR020683,IPR036770;~PFAM:PF13857,PF12796,PF00023,PF13637,PF13606;~go_function: GO:0005515 - protein binding [Evidence IEA]) gives MVEDWKVIWSPASEEQLSKWKSLLDCQNPVLGESQLSLEHILCRAIMSKDYTLVRACISHGARLNDWVYGAVSQAMSLELLQILVPAGLDVNHKEDRVGGYIAATASCNQMDLTRYLLQHGADPNRNPLADLNPALNMAVKGNFMEMAELLIQYGAKVNGLGALAMAAEYGRFEMMNLLFQHGADVNDDAKDRAEECIDYIEGVTALHQAAKVGRIDAVVFLLNHGANPDLKDEDGRTPLMVAQENGHPEVIEFLNKLQQ, from the coding sequence ATGGTAGAAGATTGGAAAGTGATTTGGTCCCCAGCTTCAGAGGAACAGCTCAGCAAATGGAAATCACTTCTTGATTGTCAGAATCCCGTACTGGGTGAATCCCAACTGTCCCTTGAACACATTTTGTGCCGAGCCATCATGAGCAAGGATTACACTCTAGTGCGGGCTTGCATTTCCCATGGTGCCAGATTGAATGATTGGGTGTACGGCGCAGTGTCGCAGGCTATGAGCTTGGAACTCTTACAGATCCTTGTTCCAGCTGGATTGGATGTGAACCACAAGGAGGATCGAGTAGGTGGTTACATTGCCGCAACTGCAAGTTGCAATCAGATGGACTTGACTAGATACCTCCTACAGCATGGGGCGGACCCGAACCGTAACCCACTGGCAGACCTCAATCCGGCCTTGAATATGGCTGTGAAAGGAAATTTCATGGAGATGGCAGAGCTGCTTATTCAATATGGTGCCAAGGTCAATGGACTAGGCGCGTTGGCAATGGCAGCAGAGTATGGCCGGTTTGAAATGATGAACTTACTGTTTCAACATGGAGCAGATGTGAATGATGATGCAAAGGATCGGGCTGAGGAATGCATTGACTATATTGAGGGGGTTACTGCACTGCATCAGGCAGCAAAGGTGGGACGTATTGATGCAGTTGTCTTTCTACTCAATCATGGGGCAAATCCAGACttgaaggatgaggatggacGGACGCCGTTGATGGTTGCGCAAGAGAATGGCCATCCAGAGGTGATAGAGTTCTTGAACAAGTTGCAACAATAA